The Cylindrospermum stagnale PCC 7417 genome segment ATCATCAAAAAGGCGATCGCCACTTTGGGACGCTTCCAAGAAATTGCCAAAATGTCCAATGTCGAAACCATCGTAGCTGTAGCGACTAGCGCTGTCCGGGAAGCCCCCAACGGCAAAGATTTTTTGCACAGGATCGAAACCGAGTTAGGTTTAAGCGTTGACTTGATTTCTGGACAAGAAGAAGCACGACGCATTTATTTAGGCGTGTTATCGGGGATGGAATTTCACAACCAGCCCCACATTATGATTGATATTGGCGGCGGTTCCACAGAATTAATTTTGGGAGACAGCCATGAACCGCGCAGTCTCACGAGTACCAAAGTCGGTGCTGTGCGACTCACCGGCGAGTTAATTACCACCGATCCCATTAGCAATATTGAGTTTCAGTACCTGCAAGCCTACGCACGGGGGATGTTAGAACGTTCTGTAGATGAGGTGTTAGCAAACCTGAATTTTGGTGAATCTCCTCGCTTGGTAGGCACTTCTGGCACGATTGAAACCTTAGCGACGATTCACGCACGGGAAAAGCTGGGTTATGTTCCTTCCACCCTCAACGGCTATCAATTTCCTCTCAAAGACTTGCGGGAGTTAGTAAATCGCTTGCGGAGATTGTCGAATGTGGAAAGAGCCATAATTCCGGGGATGCCGGATAAGCGGTCAGAAGTAATACTAGCTGGTGCAGTGATATTACAGGAAGGCATGACCCTTTTGGGTGCTGAGTCGCTGACAGTATGTGAGCGTTCTCTGCGAGAAGGCGTGATTGTCGACTGGATGCTGGCACATGGTTTAATTGAAGACCGACTGCGCTATCAAGGTTCAGTGCGTCAGCGGAGTGTGCTGAAAGCTGCTAAGAAATACCAGATTAACTTAGAACATAGCGATCGCGTCGCAGTATTCGCCCTGAGCTTATTTGACCAGACTTTTGGCACGTTACACAACTGGCAATCAGGCGATCGGCAATTGCTCTGGGCAGCTGCCATATTACATAATTGTGGTCACTACATCAGCCATTCTGCACACCACAAGCATTCTTACTACCTAATTCGCAATGGTGAATTACTTGGTTACACCGAAACAGAAATTGAACTCATTGCCAATTTAGCCCGTTATCATCGCAAATCCCCACCCAAGAAAAAGCATGAAAATTACCGCAATTTGTTAACTAAAGAGCATCGACAAATGATCAGTCAATTGAGTGCCATTTTGAGATTAGCAGTTGCTCTAGATAGAAGGCAAATTGGAGCAATCGCTCGAATCCAATGTGATTATCGTCCCGATACCGGGGAATTTAAAATGCTAATTTTTCCCTCCCAAGTTGGTGATGACTGCGCCTTAGAACTCTGGAGTTTAGATTACAAAAAAGGAGTATTCGAGGAAGAATTCGGGGTGAAATTAGTAGCAAGTTTAGAAAGTTCTACCGTTACCAATATTTCCTAAAAACTGGGTGCGTTAACGCAGCTTAACGCACTTGATTACTGAAATATTACAAAATCATTTTATTGATTTTAAATGCATAATAACTGGCTTTTCAAAAAAGACATAAAAAGCATATCCTCCTACTACAGACAGGGGTACGGTGAGTGTAATTGATATTGCCAGCTTCACTAATGGTAATATATGCAAATCCTTGAGACACAATTGAACCAGTGCTTCTATCAGAGCATGTACTAAATATATACTATAAGAAAAACCACCCAAAGTAACTAACCATCGGGATTGTAATAAATCTAAAATACCCCGAAAAAAAGTAGGTTTTCCCTCAACTATAAATCTACTACAAGATATAATTAAACAAATTACCGCTATGCCAATTATGAGATCAAAAATAAATTGTTGCGGTTGAGAAAAATTATTTATAAATGGACATATTTTAGTCAATATCAATACTAAAAACGGCTTTAAACGTGAAGGCGGAAATGAAGCTACAACCCAGATTGTAGCAAAAATAATACAAGTTATATCCCAGTTAATTCTATTTTTCCACTTTAATGAAGATGATTGTTTATCTAAGCCAATAACTGCTCCTATAAAACCTAGAGTAAATAAAATGATGTACCATGCATACCAGAATTTGCTTAAGAGCAAACTCAGCAAAAATGCTACGACTAATACAGCACTTATGCCTAAATATCGCCATACAGGTAATAATACGAAGGGCAGCAAAAAGTATATTTGCCATTCTAAGGCTACACTCCACATAGGAGGGTTAATTTTAAACATCCAGTCTTCAGCATTAAAGTTATGAACTAAAAATAAATGGGGAATTATTGCCCCTTTATCAAACGCAGGTTGCCCATAATTCCAGTGCGTTCCTGTAGCTAACATTATATTTTTAGGAATAAGAGAGTTACAAATAAGTGACAAAATCAGAGCCGCATAATATGGAGGTAAAATCCTTAATGCGCGTCGCTGAAAGTAATTAAGAATGCCACCACGTATCTGTCTGTTTTCAGAGTTAGCAATAGGTAACGTTAGACAATAACCAGATAGCACAATAAAAATTACAACCCCATATCTTCCTTGGGAGAAAAATAAATCAGTTACTTGCCATATAATGCTAAATTTCTCAGTGTCACTAAGCGTTGCAGAAACATCTAAATAAATGTGGAATAAAATTATATATATTGCTGTTGAACCTCGGATTCCATCCAAATAATCAAGTCGAAATCTAGAATTTACTTGCTTAGTCGGCTCTATCGATGATTGAGATATTTCATCACCTGACATAATTTCACCACCTGTATAAATTCCCAAAATGAAAAAACTGGAGTCTTAAATAATTAAAAATTTAAGACTGTTACATCAAAGCATTTCAACCCCGACTGTAACTTGCTTACCCCAGGGTAATACAAGCTAGGTTTAAACGAATCTGTATGAAACTTGTTGCATCCTGATGAACTAGATATTATACTGCAAAATTCAATTCTTGCATTCTTTTGAGAAAAAATATAATGTCAAGTCGCTTCGCTCCAATTCAAAATTCAAAACTTGTACTGAGCTTGTCGAAGTATTCAAAATTAAAGATAATTAGTGGTAGCTCTAGACTCACCACTTTCTTGTTGACCGCCATAATCTTTGATTGTGGCGGGGGCTTGTACCCAGAATTAATTAATTCAAAATTATTTCCATTCTTCTCTTCCTAACAGAATTTTGTATTCCTATAGCTCATTGAATCCGGTTGAATCCGGCAAATCCTATAAATCCTGATTCTGACTACTGCAATCTTAAAAATTTTCCGTAACGCTTTAGATATTTCGCTTTAAGAAACAACCAAAGGCAAAATAAAACAAAATAAAACAAAACAAAAATAAACTATAGCAGCATTTCCAAGACCAATCCCTATAAAGAACCCAATCACAGCAAGCCGCAGAACCAAAACTTTCCTATCGGAATTTGAAGTAGTTATAGTAGTAGATGTTGCAGTTGTTTGGGTTATTACAGGTTGACTCTGAGGTGTAGAAACTGCTGGTTGCGAAACCTGAGATTGAGTTTGCTGGACTGAAGATGAAGTAGTGATATGTGCTGCAATTTGCCAAATCTTGATATTCTTGTCACCACACCCACTAGCAAGGATTTGACCATCAGGGCTAAATGCTACGGCATTAACACCTAAGGAATGCCCAGGGAGGGTTTGGAGTAGTTTTCCTGTAGTGACATTCCACAGTTTGATAGTCTCTTCACGACTCCCACTAGCAAGGGTTTTGCCATTTGGACTGAATGCTACGCAATTAACCCAGTAGTAATGCCCAGGGAGGGTTTGGAGTAGTTTTCCTGTAATGACATTCCACAGTTTGATAGTATTGTCATCACTCACACTAGCAAGGGTTTGACCATCAGGGCTGAATGCTACGCAATTAACCTTTCTGGAATGCCCAGAGAGGGTTTGGAGTAGTTTTCCTGTAGTAACATTCCACAGTTTGATAGTCTTATCCCTACTCCCACTAGCAAGGGTTTGACCATCGGGGCTGTATACTACCGACTCAACCAAGTCGGAATGCCCAGAGAAAGTTTGGAGTAGTTTTCCTGTAGTGACATTCCACAGTTTGATAGTCTCGTCACCACCCCCACTAGCAAGGGTTTGACCATCAGGGCTGAATGCTACGGAACTAACCCAGATTGAATGCCCAGAGAGGGTTTGGAGTGGTTTTCCTGTAGTGACATTCCACAGTTTGATAGTATTGTCACGACTCCCACTAGCAAGGGTTTGACCATCAGGGCTGAATGCTACAGAACGAACCGATTCGGAATGCCCAGAGAGGGTTTGGAGTAGTTGTCCTGTAGTGACATTCCACAGTTTGATAGTCTCGTCACCACCCCCACTAGCAAGGGTTTGACCATCTGGGCTGAACGCTACGGAATAAACACTGTCGGAATGCCCTGCGATGGTTTGGAGTAGCCTGGAGGGGGCGACATTTCCTAAAATTTGGTCTGTGTTAATAACTTGCGGCTGTGGTGTTGAGTCAACAACAGCAGGTGGTTTTGGTCTAACAACTCCAGGAAATATATCAACACCAAGTTTTGTAGCGCGATCGCACCAATAACATTTACCATAAGTTCGGCTATAGTAGTGACCGTCTACCCTGCCACATACACTAAGCCGATCATTCCCTACTCTTAACGCCTCCAACCACTCCTTAGCCGTAGGGCGTAAATTAGGATTTTGGTGCCCATCATTAAAACATTTGAGAAAACATTGCTGAACATCTGGATGAACAATCTCAAGGGGAATTGTCCTCTCTACAGGTTGAATAAAACTATTTGGTGCATACAGCCATAAACCCTGACGGATGAGATCATTAATTTCTGGAGTTTCCCCCGCACCTATCCACCTTCCCTGAAAAGGGCTATTACCTCCAAATAACAATTGATAGATAATTACTGCTAACCGGAAACGATCGTGTACTTTCGTCTGCTCAATGCTAGCAATATCTTTACCAATCATTTCCGGTGGTGTATATCCCTCTGAACCAACTAAACAACGATAAACTTTACCATTTTGAGGATTTATCACCTGAAAAGAATCTGTATCAATAATTGAAGGTAAAGCCCGATTATTAACCAGAATATTTTGTGGTTTGATATCACCCAATACATAACCAGCCGTGTGAAGTGCTTCAATAATTGAGGCAATATTCAGCGCTGTTGTGTGTAGAAAACGCCAATCAACCTCAAGTTTCAACGCCTTTCGACGTTGGGTATTATAAATATCAAGAAGCTCTTTTCCACCCTTTACTTCTGGCATC includes the following:
- a CDS encoding acyltransferase family protein yields the protein MSGDEISQSSIEPTKQVNSRFRLDYLDGIRGSTAIYIILFHIYLDVSATLSDTEKFSIIWQVTDLFFSQGRYGVVIFIVLSGYCLTLPIANSENRQIRGGILNYFQRRALRILPPYYAALILSLICNSLIPKNIMLATGTHWNYGQPAFDKGAIIPHLFLVHNFNAEDWMFKINPPMWSVALEWQIYFLLPFVLLPVWRYLGISAVLVVAFLLSLLLSKFWYAWYIILFTLGFIGAVIGLDKQSSSLKWKNRINWDITCIIFATIWVVASFPPSRLKPFLVLILTKICPFINNFSQPQQFIFDLIIGIAVICLIISCSRFIVEGKPTFFRGILDLLQSRWLVTLGGFSYSIYLVHALIEALVQLCLKDLHILPLVKLAISITLTVPLSVVGGYAFYVFFEKPVIMHLKSIK
- a CDS encoding protein kinase domain-containing protein, with amino-acid sequence MTVLTCASTGKSITLLGEPIANSGEAKVWRTNENGDLAKIYHSPTLERVQKLAVMISYPPTEPNSHLNHISFAWPKSVLKNDLGDCVGFLMPEVKGGKELLDIYNTQRRKALKLEVDWRFLHTTALNIASIIEALHTAGYVLGDIKPQNILVNNRALPSIIDTDSFQVINPQNGKVYRCLVGSEGYTPPEMIGKDIASIEQTKVHDRFRLAVIIYQLLFGGNSPFQGRWIGAGETPEINDLIRQGLWLYAPNSFIQPVERTIPLEIVHPDVQQCFLKCFNDGHQNPNLRPTAKEWLEALRVGNDRLSVCGRVDGHYYSRTYGKCYWCDRATKLGVDIFPGVVRPKPPAVVDSTPQPQVINTDQILGNVAPSRLLQTIAGHSDSVYSVAFSPDGQTLASGGGDETIKLWNVTTGQLLQTLSGHSESVRSVAFSPDGQTLASGSRDNTIKLWNVTTGKPLQTLSGHSIWVSSVAFSPDGQTLASGGGDETIKLWNVTTGKLLQTFSGHSDLVESVVYSPDGQTLASGSRDKTIKLWNVTTGKLLQTLSGHSRKVNCVAFSPDGQTLASVSDDNTIKLWNVITGKLLQTLPGHYYWVNCVAFSPNGKTLASGSREETIKLWNVTTGKLLQTLPGHSLGVNAVAFSPDGQILASGCGDKNIKIWQIAAHITTSSSVQQTQSQVSQPAVSTPQSQPVITQTTATSTTITTSNSDRKVLVLRLAVIGFFIGIGLGNAAIVYFCFVLFCFILPLVVS
- a CDS encoding Ppx/GppA phosphatase family protein — translated: MLSLVSANCLSIPTQPVKQHRIIAAIDIGTNSLHMVVVQIEPTLPAFSMIAKEKETVRLGDRDLATGDLKPEIIKKAIATLGRFQEIAKMSNVETIVAVATSAVREAPNGKDFLHRIETELGLSVDLISGQEEARRIYLGVLSGMEFHNQPHIMIDIGGGSTELILGDSHEPRSLTSTKVGAVRLTGELITTDPISNIEFQYLQAYARGMLERSVDEVLANLNFGESPRLVGTSGTIETLATIHAREKLGYVPSTLNGYQFPLKDLRELVNRLRRLSNVERAIIPGMPDKRSEVILAGAVILQEGMTLLGAESLTVCERSLREGVIVDWMLAHGLIEDRLRYQGSVRQRSVLKAAKKYQINLEHSDRVAVFALSLFDQTFGTLHNWQSGDRQLLWAAAILHNCGHYISHSAHHKHSYYLIRNGELLGYTETEIELIANLARYHRKSPPKKKHENYRNLLTKEHRQMISQLSAILRLAVALDRRQIGAIARIQCDYRPDTGEFKMLIFPSQVGDDCALELWSLDYKKGVFEEEFGVKLVASLESSTVTNIS